The Thermus brockianus genome window below encodes:
- the rplO gene encoding 50S ribosomal protein L15 yields MKLTDLKPNPGANKKRKRVGRGPGSGHGKTATRGHKGQKSRSGGLKDPRRFEGGRSTTLMRLPKRGMQGQVPGEIKRPKYQGVNLKDLARFEGEVTPELLVQAGLLKKGYRLKVLGEGEAKPLKVVAHAFSKSALEKLRAAGGEAVLLEA; encoded by the coding sequence ATGAAGCTCACCGACCTAAAGCCCAATCCTGGGGCCAACAAGAAGCGCAAGCGGGTAGGGCGGGGGCCGGGCTCCGGCCACGGCAAGACCGCTACCCGGGGCCACAAGGGCCAGAAGTCCCGCTCGGGCGGCCTCAAGGACCCCCGCCGCTTTGAGGGCGGCCGCTCCACCACCCTGATGCGCCTGCCCAAGCGGGGCATGCAGGGCCAGGTGCCGGGCGAGATCAAGCGCCCCAAGTACCAGGGGGTGAACCTCAAGGACCTGGCCCGCTTTGAAGGGGAGGTTACCCCTGAACTCCTGGTGCAGGCGGGCCTCTTGAAGAAGGGCTACCGGCTCAAGGTGCTAGGGGAGGGGGAGGCCAAGCCCCTCAAGGTAGTGGCCCACGCCTTCTCCAAAAGCGCCCTGGAAAAGCTGAGGGCCGCAGGCGGGGAAGCGGTCCTCTTGGAGGCCTAA
- the secY gene encoding preprotein translocase subunit SecY has translation MLKAFRSALQIPELRQRILFTLLVLAAYRLGAFIPTPGVDLDKIQEFLRTTQGGVFGIINLFSGGNFERFSIFALGIMPYITAAIIMQLLVNVVPALEKLSKEGEEGRRIINQYTRIGGIALGAFQGFFLATAFLGAEGGRFLLPGWSPGPFFWLVVVVTQVAGIALLLWMAERITEYGIGNGTSMIIFAGIVVEWLPQLVRTAGLIRTGEVNLVAFLFFLAFIVLAFAGMVAVQQAERRIPVQYARKVVGRRVYGGQATYIPIKLNAAGVIPIVFAAAILQIPIFLAAPFQDNPVLQAIANFFNPTHLSGLLLEVVLIVLFTYVYTAVQFDPKRIAESLREYGGFIPGIRPGEPTVKFLEHIVSRLTLWGALFLGLVAALPQIIQNLTGVKSIAFSGIGLLIVVGVALDTLRQIESQLMLRNYEGFLSKGRIRGRTR, from the coding sequence ATGCTGAAGGCCTTCCGGAGCGCCCTCCAGATTCCCGAGCTTCGCCAGCGCATTCTCTTCACCCTCCTCGTCCTGGCCGCCTACCGCTTGGGGGCCTTCATCCCTACCCCGGGGGTGGACCTGGACAAGATCCAGGAGTTTTTGCGCACCACCCAAGGAGGGGTTTTCGGGATCATCAACCTCTTCTCGGGCGGCAACTTTGAGCGTTTCTCCATCTTCGCCCTGGGCATCATGCCCTACATCACCGCCGCCATCATCATGCAGCTTCTCGTCAACGTGGTGCCGGCGCTGGAGAAGCTTTCCAAGGAGGGGGAGGAGGGCCGCCGCATCATCAACCAGTACACCCGCATCGGCGGCATCGCTCTGGGGGCCTTCCAGGGCTTCTTCTTGGCCACGGCCTTTTTGGGGGCGGAGGGGGGTAGGTTCCTCCTTCCCGGCTGGTCCCCGGGCCCCTTCTTCTGGCTGGTGGTGGTGGTCACCCAGGTGGCGGGCATCGCCCTCCTCCTCTGGATGGCGGAGCGCATCACGGAGTACGGCATCGGGAACGGCACCAGCATGATCATCTTTGCCGGCATCGTGGTGGAATGGTTGCCCCAGCTGGTGCGCACCGCCGGGCTGATCCGCACGGGGGAGGTGAACCTGGTGGCCTTCCTCTTCTTCCTGGCCTTCATCGTCCTGGCCTTCGCTGGGATGGTGGCGGTGCAGCAGGCGGAGCGCCGCATCCCCGTGCAGTACGCCCGTAAGGTGGTGGGGCGCAGGGTTTACGGGGGCCAGGCCACCTACATCCCTATCAAGCTGAACGCCGCTGGGGTGATCCCCATCGTCTTCGCCGCCGCCATCCTACAAATCCCCATCTTCCTCGCCGCGCCCTTCCAGGATAACCCCGTACTCCAGGCCATCGCCAACTTCTTTAACCCCACCCACCTTTCCGGGCTTCTCCTCGAGGTGGTCCTCATCGTCCTCTTCACCTACGTGTACACCGCCGTGCAGTTTGACCCCAAGCGCATCGCCGAAAGCCTCAGGGAGTACGGGGGGTTCATCCCCGGCATCCGCCCCGGGGAGCCCACGGTGAAGTTCCTGGAGCACATCGTCTCCCGCCTCACCCTCTGGGGGGCGCTTTTCTTGGGCCTCGTGGCGGCCTTGCCCCAGATCATCCAGAACCTCACCGGGGTGAAGAGCATCGCCTTTTCGGGGATCGGCCTCTTGATCGTGGTGGGGGTAGCCCTGGATACCCTTAGGCAGATTGAAAGCCAGCTGATGCTCAGGAACTACGAGGGGTTCTTGTCCAAGGGCCGGATCCGCGGCCGCACGCGCTAG
- a CDS encoding adenylate kinase, which produces MGEAVIFLGPPGAGKGTQAARLAAELGFKKLSTGDILRDHVARGTPLGQQVKPIMDRGDLVPDDLILALIREELADRVILDGFPRTLPQAEALGRLLEETGTRLLGVVLVEVPEAELVRRMLKRAELEGRSDDNEETIRRRLEVYREKTEPLIHYYEKTGALKRVDGLGTPDEVYARIRAALGI; this is translated from the coding sequence ATGGGGGAAGCGGTGATCTTCTTGGGGCCGCCGGGGGCGGGGAAGGGCACCCAGGCGGCGAGGCTTGCAGCGGAGCTGGGCTTTAAGAAGCTTTCCACGGGGGACATCCTGCGGGACCACGTGGCCCGGGGCACCCCCTTGGGCCAGCAGGTGAAGCCCATCATGGACCGGGGGGACCTGGTGCCCGATGACCTCATCCTGGCCCTGATCCGCGAGGAGCTTGCCGACCGGGTGATCCTGGACGGCTTTCCCCGCACCTTGCCCCAGGCGGAGGCCCTGGGCCGCCTCCTGGAGGAGACGGGGACCCGGCTCCTTGGGGTGGTGCTGGTGGAGGTGCCCGAGGCGGAGCTGGTCCGGCGCATGCTCAAGCGGGCCGAGCTGGAGGGCCGCTCCGACGACAACGAGGAGACCATAAGGCGCCGCCTCGAGGTCTACCGGGAGAAGACCGAGCCCCTCATCCACTACTATGAGAAGACGGGTGCCCTGAAGCGGGTGGACGGCCTGGGCACGCCCGATGAGGTCTACGCCCGCATCCGGGCCGCCTTGGGAATCTGA
- the map gene encoding type I methionyl aminopeptidase gives MAIKLKSPWEIERMREAGALLTEVVEEVARHVEPGITTKELDRIAHEAILKRKAKPAFLGLYGFPATLCTSVNEVVVHGIPSEEPLKEGDILSVDVGLIYGGFAADMARTFPVGRVSPEAERLIQDTEAAFWEGMKYLKPGFRIGDVAHAVQTFLESRGYGVVREFVGHGVGREIHEDPQLPNFGKPGTGPKIRPGMTLALEPMVTLRPARVVILEDGWTASAGQGNLAAHYENTVLVTEEGPELLTGVPLVRAR, from the coding sequence ATGGCCATTAAGCTCAAAAGCCCCTGGGAGATTGAGCGCATGCGGGAGGCGGGCGCCCTCCTCACCGAGGTGGTGGAGGAGGTGGCCCGCCACGTGGAGCCGGGGATCACCACCAAGGAGCTGGACCGGATTGCCCACGAGGCTATCCTTAAGCGCAAGGCCAAGCCGGCCTTCCTGGGGCTCTACGGCTTCCCCGCCACGCTTTGCACCTCGGTGAACGAGGTGGTGGTCCACGGCATCCCCTCGGAGGAACCCCTGAAGGAGGGGGATATCCTTTCCGTGGACGTGGGCCTCATCTACGGGGGCTTCGCCGCCGACATGGCCCGCACCTTCCCCGTGGGCAGGGTTTCCCCGGAGGCGGAAAGGCTCATCCAGGACACAGAGGCCGCCTTCTGGGAGGGGATGAAGTACCTCAAGCCGGGCTTCCGCATCGGGGACGTGGCCCACGCCGTGCAGACCTTCTTGGAAAGCCGCGGCTACGGGGTGGTGCGGGAGTTCGTGGGGCACGGGGTGGGCCGGGAGATCCACGAGGACCCCCAGCTTCCCAACTTTGGCAAGCCGGGCACGGGGCCCAAGATCCGCCCCGGCATGACCTTGGCCCTAGAGCCCATGGTCACCTTGCGCCCGGCACGTGTGGTAATATTGGAAGATGGCTGGACGGCGAGCGCCGGTCAAGGCAACCTCGCCGCCCACTACGAGAACACCGTCTTGGTGACGGAGGAGGGCCCGGAGCTCCTCACCGGGGTACCCCTGGTGCGGGCGCGGTAG
- the infA gene encoding translation initiation factor IF-1 has translation MAKEKDTIRAEGVITEALPNATFRVKLDSGPEILAYISGKMRMHYIRILPGDRVVVEITPYDPTRGRIVYRK, from the coding sequence ATGGCGAAGGAGAAGGACACCATTCGGGCGGAAGGCGTGATCACCGAGGCTTTGCCCAACGCCACCTTTCGGGTGAAGCTGGACTCGGGACCGGAGATCCTGGCCTATATCTCCGGCAAGATGCGCATGCACTATATCCGCATCCTGCCGGGGGACCGGGTGGTGGTGGAGATTACCCCCTACGACCCCACGCGGGGCCGCATCGTCTACAGAAAGTAG
- the rpmJ gene encoding 50S ribosomal protein L36, giving the protein MKVRASVKRMCEKCKVVRRHGRVYVICENPKHKQRQG; this is encoded by the coding sequence ATGAAGGTACGGGCATCGGTCAAGAGGATGTGCGAAAAGTGCAAGGTGGTGCGCCGGCACGGGCGGGTATACGTGATTTGCGAAAACCCCAAGCACAAGCAGCGGCAGGGTTAG
- the rpsM gene encoding 30S ribosomal protein S13 has translation MARIAGVEIPRNKRVDVALTYIYGIGPARAKEALEKTGINPATRVKDLTEAEVVRLREYVENTWKLEGELRAEVAANIKRLMDIGCYRGLRHRRGLPVRGQRTRTNARTRKGPRKTVAGKKKAPRK, from the coding sequence GTGGCGAGGATTGCAGGCGTAGAGATTCCCAGGAACAAGCGGGTGGACGTGGCCCTCACCTACATCTACGGCATCGGGCCGGCCCGGGCCAAGGAGGCGTTGGAGAAGACGGGCATCAACCCGGCCACCCGGGTCAAGGACCTCACCGAGGCCGAGGTGGTGCGCCTCCGCGAGTACGTGGAGAACACCTGGAAGCTGGAAGGCGAGCTCCGGGCGGAGGTGGCCGCCAACATCAAGCGGCTCATGGACATCGGGTGCTACCGGGGGCTTCGGCACCGTAGGGGCCTTCCCGTGCGCGGCCAACGTACCCGTACCAACGCCCGCACCCGTAAAGGTCCCCGCAAGACCGTGGCGGGCAAGAAGAAGGCTCCGAGGAAGTAG
- the rpsK gene encoding 30S ribosomal protein S11, whose translation MAKKTTKKKVKRQVASGKAYIHASYNNTIVTITDPDGNPITWSSGGVIGYKGSRKGTPYAAQLAAMDAAKKAMAYGMQSVDVIVRGTGAGREQAIRALQASGLQVKSIVDDTPVPHNGCRPKKKFRKAS comes from the coding sequence ATGGCCAAGAAAACCACCAAGAAGAAGGTCAAACGGCAGGTGGCCAGTGGGAAGGCGTACATCCACGCCTCCTACAACAACACCATCGTCACCATCACCGACCCGGACGGCAACCCCATCACCTGGTCCTCGGGCGGGGTCATCGGCTACAAGGGGAGCCGCAAAGGCACCCCGTACGCGGCCCAGCTTGCGGCCATGGACGCCGCCAAGAAGGCCATGGCTTACGGCATGCAGAGCGTGGACGTGATCGTGCGGGGTACGGGGGCGGGCCGGGAGCAGGCCATCCGCGCCCTGCAGGCCTCTGGCCTTCAGGTGAAGTCCATCGTGGACGACACCCCCGTGCCCCACAACGGCTGCCGGCCCAAGAAGAAGTTCCGTAAAGCCTCGTAG
- the rpsD gene encoding 30S ribosomal protein S4 — protein sequence MGRYIGPVCRLCRREGVKLYLKGERCYSPKCAMERRPYPPGQHGQKRARRPSDYAVRLREKQKLRRIYGISETQFRNLFEEASRKKGVTGTVFLGLLESRLDNVVYRLGFAASRRQARQMVRHGHITVNGRRVDLPAYRVKPGDEIAIAEGSKNLAFIRENLEAMKGRKVGPWLSLDVENMKGKFLRLPDREDLALPVNEQLVIEFYSR from the coding sequence ATGGGTCGTTACATTGGACCAGTTTGCCGTCTTTGCCGCCGGGAAGGAGTCAAGCTGTACCTCAAGGGGGAGCGGTGCTACAGCCCCAAGTGCGCCATGGAGCGCCGGCCCTACCCCCCGGGCCAGCACGGGCAGAAGCGGGCCCGCCGCCCTTCCGACTACGCGGTGCGCCTTAGGGAGAAGCAGAAGCTCCGCCGCATCTACGGGATCTCCGAGACCCAGTTCCGCAACCTCTTTGAGGAGGCGAGCCGCAAGAAGGGGGTGACGGGTACGGTCTTCCTGGGGCTCCTGGAGTCCCGGCTGGACAACGTGGTCTACCGTCTGGGCTTTGCCGCAAGCCGCCGCCAGGCCCGGCAGATGGTGCGCCACGGCCACATCACCGTGAACGGGCGCCGGGTGGACCTCCCTGCCTACCGGGTGAAGCCGGGGGACGAGATCGCCATCGCCGAGGGGAGCAAGAACCTGGCCTTCATCCGGGAGAACCTCGAGGCCATGAAGGGCCGCAAGGTGGGGCCCTGGCTCTCCCTGGACGTGGAGAACATGAAGGGCAAGTTCCTCAGGCTCCCCGACCGGGAGGACCTGGCCCTGCCCGTGAACGAGCAGCTGGTGATTGAGTTCTACTCCAGGTGA
- a CDS encoding DNA-directed RNA polymerase subunit alpha translates to MLESKLKAPVFTVRTQGREYGEFVLEPLERGFGVTLGNPLRRILLSSIPGTAVTSVYIEDVLHEFSTIPGVKEDVVEIVLNLKELVVRFLDPKMQTTTLVLRAEGPKVVTARDFTPSSDVEILNPDLPIATLEAGGKLYMEVRVDRGVGYVPAERHGIKDRINAIPVDAIFSPVRRVAFQVEDTRLGQRTDLDKLTLRIWTDGSVTPLEALNQAVEILKEHLSYFTNPQATALPTPEPAPERVEREEDLDLPLEELGLSTRVLHSLKEEGIESVRALLALNLKDLRNIPGIGERSLEEIREALAKRGFALKE, encoded by the coding sequence ATGTTAGAGAGCAAGCTGAAAGCCCCGGTCTTCACGGTGCGCACCCAGGGGCGGGAGTACGGGGAGTTCGTCCTGGAGCCCCTGGAGCGGGGGTTTGGCGTCACCTTGGGCAACCCCTTGCGGCGCATCCTCCTTTCCTCCATTCCCGGGACCGCGGTCACCAGCGTCTACATTGAGGACGTCCTGCACGAGTTCTCCACCATCCCCGGGGTTAAGGAGGACGTGGTGGAGATTGTCCTGAATCTGAAGGAGCTGGTGGTCCGCTTCCTGGACCCCAAGATGCAGACCACCACCCTCGTCCTTAGGGCCGAGGGCCCCAAGGTGGTCACCGCCCGGGACTTCACCCCCTCCAGCGACGTGGAGATCCTGAACCCCGACCTTCCCATCGCCACCCTCGAGGCGGGCGGGAAGCTCTACATGGAGGTCCGGGTGGACCGCGGGGTGGGGTATGTTCCCGCCGAGCGCCACGGCATCAAGGACCGCATCAACGCCATTCCCGTGGACGCTATCTTTTCCCCCGTGCGCCGCGTGGCCTTCCAGGTGGAGGACACCCGCTTGGGCCAGCGCACGGATTTGGACAAGCTCACCCTGCGCATCTGGACCGACGGCTCCGTGACCCCCTTGGAGGCCTTGAACCAGGCGGTGGAGATCCTCAAAGAGCACCTCTCCTACTTCACCAACCCCCAGGCCACCGCCTTGCCCACCCCCGAGCCTGCCCCGGAGCGGGTGGAGAGGGAGGAGGACCTGGACCTGCCCCTAGAGGAGCTTGGGCTTTCCACCCGGGTTTTGCACAGCCTCAAGGAGGAGGGGATTGAGTCCGTGCGGGCCCTTTTGGCCCTCAACCTCAAGGACCTTCGCAATATCCCCGGCATTGGGGAGAGGAGCCTGGAGGAGATCCGCGAGGCCCTGGCCAAGCGGGGCTTCGCCTTGAAGGAGTGA
- the rplQ gene encoding 50S ribosomal protein L17: MRHLKSGRKLNRHSSHRLALYRNQAKSLLTHGRITTTLPKAKEITGFVDHLIHLAKRGDLHARRLVLRDLQDVKLVRKLFDEIAPKYQNRPGGYTRVLKLAERRRGDGAPLALVELVE; encoded by the coding sequence ATGCGCCACCTGAAGTCTGGAAGGAAGCTAAACCGCCACTCTTCCCACCGCCTGGCCCTTTACCGCAACCAGGCGAAAAGCCTCCTGACCCATGGCCGCATCACCACCACCCTGCCCAAGGCCAAGGAGATTACCGGCTTCGTGGACCACCTGATCCACCTGGCCAAGCGGGGGGACCTGCACGCCCGTAGGCTCGTGCTTCGGGATCTGCAGGACGTGAAGCTGGTGCGTAAGCTCTTTGACGAGATCGCCCCCAAGTACCAAAACCGCCCCGGGGGGTATACCCGGGTTCTGAAGCTGGCGGAGCGCCGCCGGGGGGACGGGGCGCCCTTGGCCCTGGTGGAGCTGGTGGAGTAA
- a CDS encoding DNA cytosine methyltransferase, producing the protein MSARTLFALLFLLLLALFAWLNWGEITRTVPLSLGLTRVEAPLGLVLVVALGVVSLLYLLFTIGLETAALLEVRRYARELLHYKKLAEDAEQSRYTELRRYLEAEFARLAEAEREEIRALEARIAETLEKHGNTLAAYIGELEDQLLRLLSAKGEEKA; encoded by the coding sequence ATGAGCGCACGTACCCTCTTCGCCCTCCTTTTCCTCCTCCTCCTCGCCCTCTTCGCCTGGCTCAACTGGGGGGAGATCACCCGGACCGTCCCCTTGTCCTTAGGCCTCACCCGGGTGGAAGCCCCCTTGGGCCTCGTCTTGGTGGTGGCGTTGGGGGTAGTCTCCCTTCTCTACCTCCTCTTCACCATCGGCCTGGAAACCGCTGCGCTTTTGGAGGTGCGCCGCTATGCCCGGGAGCTCCTCCACTACAAGAAGCTCGCCGAAGACGCCGAGCAGAGCCGCTACACCGAGCTTCGGCGCTACCTCGAGGCGGAGTTCGCCCGCCTGGCGGAGGCGGAAAGGGAGGAAATACGGGCCCTCGAGGCCCGCATCGCCGAAACCCTGGAGAAGCACGGGAACACCCTGGCTGCTTACATAGGGGAGCTAGAGGATCAGCTTTTGCGGCTTCTCTCCGCCAAGGGGGAAGAGAAAGCTTAG
- a CDS encoding DMT family transporter, whose product MGYLFLLLAAFLWGLIGPVSRLAFQEGLPPLLVAFYRAVIAWAFFALHARLLGQVGVARRDLPILLLFGLVGVSLFYGSYQLAVGYGGAALASVLLYTAPAWVALLSVWVLREPLDRTGGFAVALTLLGVGLMGLGGGSEVRAGPLALFFGLLSGFTYALYYIFGKLYLPRYATPTLFLYALPVGALGLLPFVDFVSLSPKALLALLFLGSFSTYGAYLAYYAGLKRLPATRASVVATLEPVVANLFAFLLFGEVLSPLGYLGALLVLGAVLLTVRR is encoded by the coding sequence ATGGGCTACCTCTTTTTGCTCCTCGCCGCTTTCTTGTGGGGCCTCATCGGCCCGGTGAGCCGCCTGGCCTTCCAGGAGGGGCTTCCCCCTTTGCTGGTGGCCTTCTACCGCGCCGTCATCGCCTGGGCCTTCTTCGCCCTCCACGCCAGGCTTCTGGGGCAGGTAGGGGTGGCGAGGCGGGACCTTCCTATTCTGCTCCTTTTTGGCCTGGTGGGCGTTTCCCTCTTCTATGGGTCCTACCAGCTTGCGGTGGGGTATGGGGGGGCGGCCCTGGCCTCCGTCCTCCTCTACACCGCCCCCGCCTGGGTAGCCCTGCTCTCCGTCTGGGTGCTCAGGGAGCCCCTGGACCGGACCGGGGGCTTCGCCGTGGCCCTCACCCTCCTCGGGGTGGGGCTCATGGGCCTGGGTGGGGGGAGCGAGGTGCGGGCAGGGCCTTTAGCCCTTTTCTTCGGCCTCCTTTCCGGCTTCACCTACGCCCTTTACTACATCTTCGGCAAGCTCTACCTACCCCGCTACGCCACCCCCACCCTTTTCCTGTACGCCCTGCCCGTGGGGGCCTTGGGGCTTCTGCCCTTCGTGGACTTCGTCTCCCTAAGCCCCAAGGCCCTTCTCGCCCTCCTCTTTTTGGGAAGCTTTTCCACCTATGGGGCTTACCTGGCCTACTACGCTGGGCTCAAGCGCCTCCCCGCCACCCGGGCCAGCGTGGTGGCCACCCTCGAGCCCGTGGTGGCGAACCTTTTCGCCTTTCTCCTTTTTGGTGAGGTCCTTTCCCCATTGGGCTACCTGGGGGCGCTTTTGGTCCTTGGGGCGGTCCTCCTCACGGTGCGGCGGTAA
- a CDS encoding glycoside hydrolase family 13 protein, whose protein sequence is MKRFQALALLLGLALAQAHDPQDPAQFSRLPEGYSVRFQAPAEEVREAWVLQGERTFPMARQLVYGGKEVWRGLVPEATPYALRVRGKAGEKVLGPFRPPQRPFAALAWVGERGGYQVFPDRFQNGDPNNNALALEDDEYRYNQVWSQRGGPLPHLSAWQDPPSPLHCCHQYYGGDLKGLWERLPYLADLGVGLLYLNPLFRSGSAHGYDTHDYFQVAPRLGDEAWLRQVLDRAHALGIRVLFDFVPNHTGLGFFAFQDVVKRCPASPYWNWYFVRRYPFAPGDASAYEAWWGVGSLPKLNTGNPQVRAYLLGVAEHWVRFGFDGVRVDVPEDLLEAKGFFRDLKGRLRAINPEAYLVGEIWRRAPDWVGAEAFDSLMNYAIGRDIVLRYAQGLHPALFGGPRALSLLAETYALYPEATAAMGFNLISSHDTSRLLSDLGGNAAKARLAWALLFALPGVPVVWQGEECGLLGEKEPLDLQRHPIPWGSCDAGFRAYLQGLYRLKAQEPALRGSLFATYLAEGGLLSFFRGEGEERVLLAFNNQAASASLPLPQGTWRDLLTGETFQGQAEVPGLGARYLKKASR, encoded by the coding sequence ATGAAGCGTTTCCAAGCCTTGGCGCTCCTCCTGGGCCTGGCCCTGGCCCAGGCCCACGATCCCCAAGACCCCGCCCAGTTTTCCCGCCTGCCCGAGGGGTATTCCGTCCGCTTCCAAGCCCCGGCGGAGGAGGTGCGGGAGGCATGGGTGCTCCAGGGGGAGCGGACCTTCCCCATGGCGCGCCAACTGGTGTATGGGGGTAAGGAGGTCTGGCGGGGGCTCGTCCCGGAGGCCACACCCTATGCCCTCCGGGTGCGGGGGAAGGCGGGGGAGAAGGTCTTGGGCCCCTTCCGCCCGCCCCAGCGCCCCTTCGCCGCCCTGGCCTGGGTGGGGGAGCGGGGAGGCTACCAGGTGTTTCCCGACCGCTTCCAAAATGGCGACCCCAACAACAATGCCCTGGCCCTAGAGGACGACGAGTACCGCTACAACCAGGTCTGGTCCCAAAGGGGTGGGCCCTTGCCCCACCTTTCCGCCTGGCAGGACCCACCAAGCCCCCTGCACTGCTGCCACCAGTACTACGGGGGGGACCTAAAGGGCCTTTGGGAGCGGCTCCCCTACCTGGCGGACCTGGGGGTGGGGCTTCTTTACCTCAACCCCCTTTTCCGCTCGGGGAGCGCCCACGGGTACGACACCCACGACTACTTCCAGGTGGCCCCCCGCCTGGGGGACGAGGCCTGGCTGCGCCAGGTTTTGGACCGGGCCCACGCCCTGGGGATCCGGGTCCTCTTTGACTTCGTGCCCAACCACACGGGGTTAGGGTTCTTCGCCTTTCAGGACGTGGTGAAGCGGTGCCCCGCCTCCCCTTACTGGAACTGGTACTTCGTGCGCCGCTACCCCTTTGCCCCGGGGGACGCCTCCGCCTACGAGGCCTGGTGGGGTGTGGGGAGCCTCCCCAAGCTGAACACCGGCAATCCCCAGGTCCGGGCCTACCTCCTTGGGGTGGCGGAGCACTGGGTGCGCTTTGGCTTTGACGGGGTGCGGGTGGACGTACCCGAGGACCTCCTCGAGGCCAAGGGCTTTTTCCGGGACCTGAAAGGCCGCCTGCGGGCCATCAACCCTGAGGCCTACCTGGTGGGGGAGATCTGGCGCCGAGCGCCGGACTGGGTAGGGGCGGAGGCCTTTGACAGCCTGATGAACTACGCCATCGGCCGGGACATCGTCCTGCGCTATGCGCAAGGCCTTCACCCGGCCCTTTTCGGCGGGCCTAGGGCGCTTAGCCTCCTGGCGGAAACCTACGCCCTTTACCCGGAGGCGACCGCCGCCATGGGCTTTAACCTCATCAGCTCCCACGACACCTCCCGCCTCCTTTCCGACCTGGGAGGGAATGCCGCCAAGGCCCGCCTAGCCTGGGCCCTCCTCTTCGCCTTGCCCGGGGTGCCGGTGGTGTGGCAGGGGGAGGAGTGCGGGCTTTTGGGGGAGAAGGAGCCTTTGGACCTCCAGCGCCACCCCATCCCCTGGGGCTCGTGCGATGCGGGCTTTCGCGCCTACCTCCAAGGGCTTTACCGCCTCAAGGCGCAAGAGCCCGCCCTAAGGGGAAGCTTGTTCGCCACCTATCTGGCGGAAGGAGGCCTCCTTTCCTTCTTCCGGGGGGAGGGGGAGGAAAGGGTGCTTCTCGCCTTCAACAACCAGGCCGCTTCCGCCTCCTTGCCCTTGCCCCAGGGGACCTGGCGCGACCTCCTCACGGGGGAAACCTTCCAGGGACAGGCGGAGGTGCCGGGGTTAGGGGCCCGCTACCTCAAGAAGGCCTCCAGGTAG
- a CDS encoding HNH endonuclease, with the protein MDLDAPKVLVLNAAYEVLGLASIKRSVLLVLSGGAEMVSESGRYLHTPSTRIPVPSVIRLKRMVRRGHGRTPLNRRNILRRDRYTCQYCGRQGSDLTVDHVVPKSRGGQRTWENLVAACRSCNLKKGDRTPEEAGMRLLKPPRAPKAPLFLAEMREIPEDWQPYLEAFLR; encoded by the coding sequence TTGGACCTGGATGCCCCCAAGGTCCTGGTGCTCAACGCCGCCTACGAGGTCTTGGGCCTGGCCAGCATCAAGCGGAGCGTGCTCCTCGTCCTCTCCGGGGGAGCGGAGATGGTTTCGGAAAGCGGGCGCTACCTCCACACCCCCTCCACCCGCATCCCCGTACCCAGCGTGATCCGCCTGAAGCGCATGGTGCGCCGGGGCCATGGCCGCACCCCGCTAAACCGCCGCAACATCCTCAGGCGGGACCGCTACACCTGCCAGTACTGCGGCCGCCAGGGGAGCGACCTCACCGTGGACCACGTGGTGCCCAAAAGCCGGGGGGGGCAACGCACCTGGGAAAACCTGGTGGCCGCCTGCCGGAGCTGCAACCTCAAGAAAGGGGACCGCACCCCGGAGGAGGCGGGCATGCGCCTCCTGAAACCCCCCCGGGCGCCCAAGGCGCCCCTTTTTTTGGCCGAGATGCGCGAGATCCCCGAGGACTGGCAGCCCTACCTGGAGGCCTTCTTGAGGTAG